One genomic segment of Centropristis striata isolate RG_2023a ecotype Rhode Island chromosome 11, C.striata_1.0, whole genome shotgun sequence includes these proteins:
- the LOC131980820 gene encoding uncharacterized protein LOC131980820 — MDPGASRTIEVAALGRPFSLGMLYDCRQDVLVPGMTLWDHDDLEKDTRERPNPSSDFEMVASESIEDKSSALKVEASLKASFLGGLVKVDGSAKYLNDHKTSKNQARVTLKYKTTTKFHQLSMNHLGRGNMKHPYVFDQGLATHVVTGILYGAQAFFVFDREVSENENHQDIQGNLKVMIKKIPCLAVEGEGSLKMEDKERENVEKFSCKFHGDFSIEKNPVSFRDAVQVYQSLPTLLGPNGENAVPVKVWLLPLTTLDSSAAKLVRQISIRLVEESQRVLEDFSELEMRCNDALRTTTAQQFPQISKKIKQFKQMCSEFKMEFQRTLAKKLPSIRGGGEEEAVLAEILKKRYSSPFNSKSLNEWMDCKEREVDTLMFLTNMMKNTKIILSQNHLYKESLSAEHAVCFAFTSLGNTELYLSALSNYLEQTPKLDDPQGPHTHDVEKEQWYSSREVTDSIRRKAKLFSDFAEANKENKNIKFLIVGLTDEKHKGSSIYLYTDGFSANDNFEPPSKPETVTVGDINHDSVTLKVSPPRFGAENITSYSVEYRVSGEDGWKQETAPKAEEVTVRDLSPNTEYVFRCRAVTSTGVGPASEVSGSVKTLPCSPPGKPQVEPNSSEISVSWEKPAQLGQDVHILSYIVEYTKTANEEDLQWNQMMLRGEKAIISGLQSETEYVVRVRCDCGVAGRSKESISVNVSTFSSKEFLKSKSKRINSESPSVYKLPLTEDGKDIDGCRRYSFGQKSTRQNRTIMVLGAAASGKSTLINGMINYIVGVEWNDKFRFKLINEDQSRSQAESQTSEVTVYKINHQEGFKIPYSLTVVDTPGFGDTRGIERDKMIVEQLRNLFSAQHGVSEIDAVCFVAQSSLARLTPTQKYVFDSVLSIFGKDVAENIRILVTFADGQKPPVLEAINAAGVPCPKTKGGLPVHFKFDNSALYADNKSSAAGCNSDDDEDEGGGFHQMFWDMGTKSMKRFFVALNVIETKSLKMTKEVLKERKQLENSVENLQKQVKLGLAKLEEMVGKLIKDSAKCLNRLKEIALKPNPLSTPEYIDMLIEGEKAEAKPGYKQRVQSLMEMRTKAETLAKVGIH, encoded by the exons ATGGATCCAGGAGCCAGCAGAACGATAGAGGTGGCGGCGCTCGGCCGGCCATTCAGCCTTGGGATGTTGTACGACTGCCGCCAGGATGTGCTGGTCCCTG GCATGACACTGTGGGACCATGATGATCTGGAAAAAGATACAAGAGAAAGACCAAACCCAAGCAGTGACTTTGAGATGGTTGCATCTGAATCAATTGAGGACAAATCTTCAGCACTTAAGGTGGAAGCATCACTGAAAGCAAGTTTTTTGGGTGGGCTGGTTAAGGTTGATGGATCAGCCAAATACTTGAATGATCATAAGACTTCCAAAAATCAGGCCAGAGTAACTCTGAAGtacaaaactaccacaaagttCCACCAACTGTCCATGAATCATCTTGGTAGAGGCAACATGAAGCATCCGTATGTCTTCGATCAAGGGTTAGCAACACATGTAGTCACAGGTATTCTCTACGGGGCACAAGCCTTCTTTGTCTTTGACCGTGAGGTGTCTGAAAACGAAAATCATCAAGACATTCAGGGGAACTTGAAGGTGATGATCAAGAAGATTCCATGCCTTGCAGTAGAGGGTGAAGGTTCACTGAAAATGGAAGACAAGGAGAGAGAAAACGTTGAGAAATTCTCCTGCAAATTCCATGGAGACTTTTCTATTGAAAAAAATCCTGTGTCCTTTCGGGATGCAGTACAAGTTTACCAAAGTCTGCCAACATTGTTGGGGCCTAACGGAGAGAACGCCGTACCAGTTAAGGTCTGGCTGTTGCCACTAACAACTTTAGATTCTTCTGCTGCTAAACTTGTCCGTCAGATAAGTATCAGATTAGTCGAAGAATCACAGAGAGTCCTGGAGGACTTCAGTGAGCTGGAAATGAGGTGCAATGATGCACTGAGAACCACCACTGCACAGCAGTTCCCACAGATCAGCAAGAAGATAAAACAGTTCAAACAGATGTGCTCAGAGTTCAAGATGGAGTTCCAACGAACCTTGGCAAAGAAACTTCCATCAatccgaggaggaggagaagaggaggctgTCCTCGCAGAGATCCTGAAGAAGAGATATTCTTCTCCCTTCAACAGCAAAAGCCTGAATGAGTGGATGGACTGTAAAGAGAGAGAAGTTGACACcttaatgtttttaaccaacatgaTGAAAAACACCAAGATCATCCTGTCACAAAATCACCTGTACAAAGAAAGCCTCAGTGCTGAGCATGCTGTGTGTTTTGCTTTCACCTCACTGGGAAATACTGAACTGTACCTCTCAGCTTTATCCAACTACTTAGAACAAACACCCAAACTAGACGACCCTCAAGGTCCACATACTCATGATGTGGAGAAGGAGCAATGGTACAGCTCAAGAGAAGTCACAGATTCAATAAGGCGTAAAGCAAAGCTcttcagtgactttgcagaGGCCAACAAAGAGAACAAGAACATTAAGTTCCTGATAGTGGGCTTAACAGATGAGAAACACAAAGGTTCAAGCATCTACCTTTACACAGATGGCTTTTCAGCCAATGACAACTTTGAGCCGCCCTCAAAGCCTGAAACAGTAACAGTAGGAGATATAAACCATGATAGTGTGACCCTGAAGGTTTCTCCACCCAGATTCGGAGCCGAGAACATCACCTCCTACTCAGTTGAGTATCGTGTCAGTGGAGAGGATGGATGGAAACAGGAGACAGCACCAAAAGCTGAAGAAGTCACAGTGAGAGATCTGAGTCCAAACACAGAGTACGTGTTCAGATGCAGAGCAGTGACCTCAACAGGGGTTGGACCAGCCAGTGAAGTCAGTGGTTCAGTTAAAACGTTACCCTGCAGTCCTCCTGGAAAACCTCAAGTTGAACCAAATTCAAGTGAGATATCAGTTAGCTGGGAGAAACCTGCTCAGCTTGGACAAGATGTCCACATTTTGAGTTACATCGTGGAGTACACCAAAACAGCCAACGAGGAAGATCTCCAATGGAACCAAATGATGCTGAGAGGTGAAAAGGCGATCATTTCAGGGCTTCAGTCAGAGACAGAATATGTTGTCAGGGTCAGATGTGATTGTGGTGTAGCTGGCAGAAGCAAAGAAAGCATCTCTGTTAATGTCAGCACATTTTCCTCAAAAGAGTTcctcaaaagtaaaagcaaaagGATCAATTCTGAATCTCCCTCAGTTTACAAACTCCCTCTAACAGAAGATGGTAAGGACATAGATGGATGCCGAAGATACAGTTTTGGCCAAAAAAGTACAAGGCAAAATCGCACAATAATGGTTCTTGGAGCGGCCGCATCAGGAAAGTCCACTCTGATCAACGGAATGATCAACTACATTGTTGGTGTAGAGTGGAACGACAAATTCAGATTTAAATTGATTAATGAGGATCAGTCGAGATCACAAGCTGAGAGCCAGACCTCTGAAGTCACTGTGTACAAAATCAACCACCAAGAGGGGTTTAAAATCCCCTACTCACTGACCGTTGTTGACACTCCAGGCTTTGGAGATACAAGAGGCATAGAGAGAGACAAGATGATTGTAGAACAACTACGTAATCTCTTCTCTGCTCAGCATGGGGTCAGTGAAATCGATGCGGTGTGTTTTGTAGCTCAGTCTTCTTTAGCACGACTCACACCAACACAGAAATATGTGTTTGATTCTGTGCTCTCAATCTTTGGCAAAGATGTGGCAGAAAACATCCGGATTCTGGTGACATTCGCAGACGGCCAGAAACCACCAGTTCTAGAGGCAATCAATGCTGCAGGTGTCCCATGTCCTAAAACAAAAGGCGGCCTGCCAGTTCACTTCAAATTCGATAACTCAGCATTGTATGCAGACAACAAATCATCTGCAGCAGGCTGCAacagtgatgatgatgaggatgaaggTGGAGGTTTTCATCAGATGTTTTGGGACATGGGGACAAAAAGCATGAAGAGGTTCTTTGTTGCTTTGAATGTCATAGAGACCAAAAGCTTGAAGATGACAAAAGAGGTCctcaaagaaagaaagcagcTTGAGAATTCAGTTGAAAATCTGCAGAAACAGG